A genomic segment from Nicotiana tabacum cultivar K326 chromosome 9, ASM71507v2, whole genome shotgun sequence encodes:
- the LOC107806840 gene encoding uncharacterized protein LOC107806840 — protein MGQLPLLVTALAICFVASTVVADYSYGYASPSPSYNSKKYYKTQSPPKYLVPTPYYKSPVIAKHYYKSPAPAKYYKSPAPVKYYKAPAPTKYYKSPAPSKNYYKSPTPSKNYYKSPSPAKYYKAPAPVKYYKAPPPAKYYKSPAPAKYYKAPSSAKYYKSPAPAKYYKSPAPAKYYKSPAPAKYYKSPAPTKYYKSPVPAKYYKSPAPSKNYYKSPVPLKNYYKSPSPAKYYKSPSPAKYYKSSAPSKYYKSPPPPKYYKSPVYYKSPPPPTYYEKSPSYYKSPPPPPKYYEQSPPPKYYEQSPYYKSPPPPPKYYEQSPSSYKSPPPPYYKESTPSYKSPPPPPKYYEQSPITYNLPSLPKTYEKSPSYYSPPPPANYYKQTPTYASPPPPEKYEQSATYASPPPPSASPPPTYY, from the coding sequence ATGGGGCAATTGCCTTTACTTGTAACTGCTTTGGCAATTTGCTTTGTAGCCAGCACTGTTGTTGCTGATTACTCTTATGGGTATGCTTCTCCCTCACCTTCTTACAACTCCAAGAAGTATTACAAAACACAATCTCCACCAAAGTACCTAGTACCTACTCCTTACTATAAGTCACCTGTTATTGCAAAGCACTACTACAAGTCACCAGCTCCCGCAAAATACTACAAGTCTCCAGCTCCAGTAAAATACTACAAGGCACCAGCTCCTACAAAATACTACAAATCACCAGCTCCTTCAAAGAACTACTACAAATCGCCAACTCCTTCAAAGAACTACTACAAGTCGCCATCACCCGCAAAATACTACAAAGCGCCTGCTCCCGTAAAATACTATAAGGCGCCACCTCCTGCAAAATATTACAAGTCGCCAGCTCCTGCAAAATACTACAAGGCACCATCTTCCGCAAAATACTACAAATCGCCAGCTCCCGCAAAATACTACAAGTCGCCAGCTCCCGCAAAATACTACAAGTCGCCAGCTCCCGCAAAATACTACAAATCGCCAGCTCccacaaaatactacaagtcGCCAGTTCCCGCAAAATACTACAAGTCGCCGGCTCCTTCAAAGAACTACTACAAGTCACCAGTTCCTTTAAAGAACTACTACAAATCGCCATCGCCTGCAAAGTACTACAAATCACCATCCCCAGCAAAATATTACAAATCGTCTGCTCCCTCTAAATACTATAAGTCACCGCCACcaccaaaatattacaagtcccCAGTTTACTACAAGTCTCCACCACCACCAACTTATTATGAGAAATCACCTTCGTATTACAAGTCACCTCCACCTCCTCCAAAATACTATGAACAGTCACCTCCTCCAAAATACTATGAACAGTCACCTTATTACAAGTCACCTCCACCCCCACCAAAATACTACGAGCAATCACCATCTTCTTACAAATCTCCACCTCCACCATACTACAAAGAATCTACACCTTCCTATAAATCACCTCCACCTCCGCCAAAATACTACGAGCAATCGCCTATAACTTACAACTTGCCATCTCTACCAAAAACCTATGAAAAATCACCATCTTATTACTCACCTCCACCACCCGCAAactattataagcaaactcccaCCTATGCCTCACCTCCACCACCTGAGAAGTACGAGCAATCCGCTACCTATGCTTCACCTCCGCCCCCATCAGCATCTCCTCCGCCAACCTACTACTAA